The following proteins are encoded in a genomic region of Candidatus Reconcilbacillus cellulovorans:
- a CDS encoding aminofutalosine synthase MqnE codes for MNVIVRSNDRLDDIREKVLGGERLGFEDGVRLLKSDRLLEIGAMADHVRREKNGDYVYFIVNAHVNYTNVCYLDCKLCAFGVKPDDPRAYTLSLDQLEAKFRGLAGRGFSEIHIVGGVNAKLPFSYYEQMIRLAKSIVPEAHIQAFTAVELDYLARVCRMDVEEVIVRLREAGLGSILGGGAEIFDPSVRRIISGHKTDARRWFDIHRTVHRLGMKSNASILYGHIESPEHVVDHLLRLRELQDETGGFQAFFPFAFHPANTKLAEEYRLSGETTGYYDLKLLAVARLLLDNFPHIRAFWMMIGLKLAQVALSFGVDDLDGTVMEERIIHAAGSSAPQMTPKETFIEMIREAGRIPVQRDTLYNVLRVF; via the coding sequence ATGAACGTCATCGTCCGCAGCAACGACCGGCTGGACGATATCCGCGAAAAAGTACTCGGCGGAGAACGACTCGGTTTCGAGGACGGCGTCCGGCTGCTCAAGTCCGACCGGCTGCTCGAGATCGGCGCGATGGCCGACCACGTTCGACGCGAAAAAAACGGCGACTACGTCTATTTCATCGTCAACGCCCACGTCAACTACACCAATGTCTGTTATCTCGACTGCAAGCTGTGCGCGTTCGGCGTCAAGCCCGACGACCCGCGCGCGTATACCCTTTCGCTCGACCAGCTGGAAGCCAAGTTCCGCGGCCTGGCGGGGCGCGGTTTTTCGGAAATCCACATCGTCGGCGGCGTCAACGCGAAGCTGCCGTTTTCTTATTATGAGCAAATGATCCGCTTAGCGAAGTCGATCGTGCCGGAAGCGCACATCCAGGCGTTCACCGCGGTCGAACTCGACTACCTCGCCCGCGTCTGCCGGATGGACGTCGAAGAAGTGATCGTCCGCCTGCGTGAGGCTGGACTCGGGTCGATTCTCGGCGGCGGGGCGGAAATTTTCGATCCGTCCGTCCGCCGCATCATAAGCGGCCACAAAACCGACGCGCGCCGCTGGTTCGACATTCACAGGACCGTCCACCGACTCGGCATGAAGTCGAACGCGTCGATCCTGTACGGACACATCGAATCGCCCGAACACGTCGTCGACCATCTGCTTCGCCTGCGCGAACTGCAGGACGAAACCGGCGGCTTTCAGGCGTTTTTCCCGTTCGCGTTTCACCCCGCCAATACGAAGCTTGCCGAAGAATACCGGCTGTCGGGCGAAACGACCGGCTATTACGACTTGAAGCTGCTCGCGGTCGCGCGGCTTTTGCTGGACAATTTTCCGCACATCCGGGCCTTCTGGATGATGATCGGGCTTAAGCTCGCCCAGGTCGCGCTCAGTTTCGGCGTCGACGACCTGGACGGCACGGTGATGGAAGAGAGAATCATTCACGCCGCCGGCAGCTCGGCGCCGCAAATGACGCCGAAAGAAACGTTCATCGAGATGATCCGCGAGGCCGGCCGCATTCCGGTTCAGCGCGACACGCTCTACAACGTGCTGCGCGTATTCTGA
- a CDS encoding aminofutalosine synthase MqnE has product MDGAIRAIATRPASKMREIEEKVLSGERLTLEDGLFLYREADLLELGRLADEFNRRLNGLNVYFVQNMSLYFTNVCEERCAFCHFRRDEGEPGAYTVAPDEMIEYVRRHYHPDMREFHITGGHNPHMPFEYYVECVRTLKRHFPDVTIKAYTAAEIDFFAKISGLSYEDVLRTLMEAGVETLPGGGAEILSERYRRKMRVEKASVHEWLQVHRTAHRLGMKTHATMLYGLVETLEERLEHMILLRELQDETGGFLVFVPNAVQPAPGLRDIRRRVPATDSLRTIAVSRLMLDNFPHIKAYFINLGVELTQLALSFGASDVHGTIVQERISHSAGAKSPEGLTRDELVWLIRGAGRVPVERDTFYRVIRTY; this is encoded by the coding sequence ATGGACGGCGCGATCCGCGCCATTGCGACTCGTCCCGCATCGAAAATGCGGGAAATCGAAGAAAAGGTATTGAGCGGCGAGCGGTTGACGTTGGAAGACGGCCTGTTCCTGTACCGCGAGGCCGACCTGCTCGAGCTCGGCCGGCTCGCCGACGAGTTCAACCGCCGGCTGAACGGTCTGAACGTCTATTTCGTGCAGAACATGAGCCTCTATTTTACGAACGTCTGTGAGGAGCGGTGCGCATTCTGCCATTTCCGCCGCGACGAGGGCGAACCCGGCGCCTATACGGTCGCGCCGGACGAGATGATCGAATACGTCCGGCGCCACTACCACCCCGACATGCGCGAATTCCACATCACGGGCGGTCACAACCCGCACATGCCGTTCGAGTACTATGTCGAATGCGTGCGGACGCTCAAACGGCATTTTCCCGACGTCACCATCAAGGCGTATACGGCCGCGGAAATCGACTTTTTCGCGAAAATTTCCGGCCTATCGTATGAAGATGTGTTGCGCACGCTCATGGAAGCCGGCGTCGAAACGCTGCCGGGAGGCGGCGCGGAAATCCTGTCGGAACGTTACCGCCGCAAAATGCGTGTCGAAAAGGCGTCGGTCCATGAATGGCTGCAAGTGCACCGAACCGCACATCGGCTCGGCATGAAAACGCACGCGACGATGCTCTACGGCCTGGTCGAGACGCTCGAGGAACGCCTGGAGCACATGATCCTGCTGCGCGAACTGCAGGACGAAACAGGCGGCTTTCTCGTGTTTGTGCCGAACGCCGTGCAACCGGCGCCCGGCCTTCGCGACATCCGCCGGCGCGTTCCGGCGACCGACAGCCTGCGGACGATCGCGGTCAGCCGGCTGATGCTGGACAATTTCCCGCACATCAAGGCGTATTTCATCAACCTGGGCGTCGAGCTGACGCAGCTGGCGCTGTCGTTCGGCGCCTCCGACGTGCACGGCACGATCGTCCAGGAGCGGATCAGCCATTCCGCCGGCGCGAAGTCGCCCGAGGGGCTGACGCGAGACGAACTCGTCTGGCTGATCCGCGGTGCGGGTCGCGTCCCGGTGGAGCGCGACACGTTTTACCGCGTCATTCGGACGTATTGA
- a CDS encoding UDP-N-acetylmuramoylalanine--D-glutamate ligase, whose amino-acid sequence MRAIVEFCINNAGHGTEEVTRRLEQEHPDIDVVEYDCMNHCALCATEPYALVNGEIVSAPTPDELYDKILAKIESDELAEDGRFFNTSE is encoded by the coding sequence ATGCGGGCCATCGTCGAGTTTTGCATCAACAACGCAGGCCACGGCACCGAAGAAGTAACACGCCGGCTGGAACAAGAACATCCCGACATCGACGTTGTCGAATACGACTGCATGAATCACTGCGCGCTGTGCGCGACCGAACCGTATGCGCTCGTCAACGGCGAAATCGTGTCAGCGCCGACGCCGGACGAGCTCTACGACAAAATTTTGGCCAAGATCGAGTCCGACGAACTCGCGGAAGACGGCAGATTTTTCAATACGTCCGAATGA
- a CDS encoding 4-hydroxybenzoate decarboxylase, giving the protein MEKVGYRDLREFLGRLRREGELKEVGVPVDPRLELAEIHRRVIAEGGPALLFTRVKGGDFPVVTNLFGTRRRVELAFGPKPELIVGRIVEALETLVPPTPRRVWRQRGLIARLLRTGVRTVPASRASVLERCRTESPLQGLPALTCWPEDGGPFVTLPLVYTEHPETGRHNLGMYRMQVFDDATTGMHWQIHKGGGFHYHEAEKRGRSLPVTVFLGGPPALIAAAVAPLPESVPELMLASLLTGRRLSVARDPYGGHPLIAEAEFAICGEVPPFERRPEGPFGDHYGYYSLRHDFPVFRAHRMWHRKDAIYPATVVGKPPQEDYYLGEFLQRLLSPAFPLAMPGVRALWTYAETGFHPLAAAVVRESYAREALATAFRILGEGQLSLTKVLLVTDRPVDPADFDAMLEAVLERFDPARDLYVFDPTAHDTLDYTGPKLNHGSKAVLIGVGEPVRALPRTFGGPLLPGADAVRVYGPGCLVASGPTYTRDPAWADRLLEEAGEPLGDWPLVVLVDDARAAQDRTTFLWTVFTRFNPASDIRARGEWADHRRRYRTPIVVDARMKPGYPAELEPDEETVRLVDRRWKEYFA; this is encoded by the coding sequence GTGGAAAAGGTCGGCTATCGCGATTTGCGCGAATTTCTCGGTCGGCTTCGCCGCGAAGGCGAGTTGAAGGAAGTCGGCGTTCCCGTCGATCCGCGGCTCGAGCTGGCCGAAATACACCGGCGGGTGATCGCCGAAGGAGGGCCTGCCCTTCTGTTCACCCGCGTCAAGGGCGGCGATTTTCCGGTCGTCACCAATCTGTTCGGCACGCGGCGGCGGGTCGAACTGGCGTTCGGTCCGAAGCCGGAGTTGATCGTCGGTCGGATCGTCGAAGCGCTGGAAACGCTCGTGCCGCCGACGCCCCGCCGCGTGTGGCGGCAGCGCGGGCTGATCGCAAGGCTGCTGCGGACCGGAGTGCGCACCGTGCCGGCCTCACGGGCGTCGGTGCTCGAGCGTTGCCGGACGGAGTCGCCGCTTCAGGGGTTACCGGCGCTTACGTGCTGGCCGGAAGACGGCGGTCCGTTCGTCACGCTGCCGCTCGTCTATACCGAGCATCCGGAAACCGGCCGGCACAATCTCGGCATGTACCGCATGCAGGTGTTCGACGATGCGACGACGGGCATGCACTGGCAGATCCACAAGGGCGGCGGATTTCATTACCACGAGGCGGAAAAACGTGGTCGTTCGCTTCCCGTCACCGTTTTTCTCGGCGGGCCGCCCGCGCTGATCGCCGCCGCCGTCGCTCCGTTGCCGGAATCGGTGCCGGAGCTCATGCTCGCGTCGCTTTTGACCGGCCGCAGGTTGTCCGTCGCGCGCGATCCATACGGCGGCCATCCCTTGATCGCAGAGGCCGAGTTCGCGATCTGCGGCGAGGTGCCGCCGTTCGAGCGGCGGCCGGAAGGGCCGTTCGGCGACCATTACGGCTATTATTCGCTGCGACACGACTTTCCGGTGTTCCGCGCGCACCGCATGTGGCACCGCAAAGACGCGATTTATCCGGCGACCGTCGTCGGCAAGCCGCCGCAGGAAGATTATTATCTCGGAGAATTTTTGCAGCGGCTCTTGTCGCCGGCGTTTCCGCTGGCGATGCCCGGCGTCCGCGCGCTGTGGACATACGCGGAAACCGGCTTTCATCCGCTGGCGGCGGCGGTCGTACGCGAAAGCTACGCGCGCGAGGCGTTGGCGACGGCGTTTCGCATTTTGGGCGAAGGGCAGCTGTCGCTGACGAAAGTGTTGCTGGTCACCGACCGGCCGGTCGATCCGGCGGATTTCGACGCGATGCTCGAGGCCGTGTTGGAACGGTTCGATCCTGCGCGGGATTTGTACGTGTTCGACCCGACCGCCCACGACACGCTCGATTACACCGGGCCAAAGCTCAATCACGGCAGCAAGGCGGTGCTGATCGGCGTCGGCGAGCCGGTGCGCGCGTTGCCGCGGACGTTCGGCGGGCCGCTATTGCCCGGGGCGGACGCGGTGCGCGTATACGGTCCCGGCTGTCTCGTCGCGTCCGGGCCGACATACACGCGCGATCCCGCATGGGCCGACCGGCTGTTGGAGGAAGCCGGCGAGCCGCTTGGCGACTGGCCGCTCGTCGTGCTCGTCGACGACGCGCGCGCGGCGCAAGACCGGACGACGTTCCTCTGGACGGTGTTCACGCGGTTCAATCCGGCGTCGGACATCCGCGCGCGCGGGGAATGGGCGGACCATCGCCGTCGGTACCGGACGCCGATCGTCGTCGACGCGCGCATGAAACCGGGCTATCCCGCCGAACTCGAACCGGACGAAGAAACCGTTCGACTGGTCGACCGGCGTTGGAAGGAATATTTTGCGTAG
- a CDS encoding trehalose utilization protein ThuA gives MIRVTVWNEGIAERRREDVRRVYPNGIHAAIADGLRESGIEVRTATLEMLEHGLTEETLETTDVLVWWGHVAHGEVADEVVDRVCRRVLDGMGLVALHSAHKSKPFMRLMGTSCNLKWREADEKQRIWVVDPSHPIADGLGEYFELPCEEMYGEFFDVPPPDELVFVSWFPGGEVFRSGCAWRRGRGKVFYFQPGHETYPTYYDENVRRVLRNAVRWAASARGARPTYGNVQPLERLLPSV, from the coding sequence ATGATTCGCGTGACGGTGTGGAATGAAGGGATTGCCGAACGGCGGCGCGAAGACGTCCGGCGCGTCTATCCGAACGGCATTCACGCGGCGATCGCGGACGGTCTACGCGAAAGCGGCATCGAAGTGCGGACGGCGACGCTGGAGATGCTGGAGCACGGGCTGACGGAAGAAACGTTGGAGACGACCGACGTCCTCGTCTGGTGGGGGCACGTCGCACACGGCGAAGTGGCGGATGAAGTCGTCGACCGCGTCTGCCGGCGCGTGCTCGACGGTATGGGGCTGGTCGCGCTTCATTCGGCGCACAAGTCGAAGCCGTTCATGCGGCTGATGGGGACGAGCTGCAATTTGAAATGGCGGGAGGCCGACGAGAAGCAGCGGATCTGGGTGGTCGACCCGTCGCATCCGATCGCCGACGGGCTGGGTGAATATTTCGAGTTGCCGTGCGAGGAGATGTACGGTGAGTTTTTCGATGTTCCTCCGCCGGATGAACTCGTGTTCGTCAGCTGGTTTCCCGGCGGCGAGGTGTTCCGCAGCGGGTGCGCGTGGCGGCGCGGGCGGGGCAAGGTGTTTTATTTTCAGCCCGGCCACGAGACGTACCCGACGTATTACGACGAAAATGTGCGCCGGGTCTTGCGCAACGCGGTGCGGTGGGCGGCGTCGGCGCGGGGAGCGAGGCCGACGTACGGAAATGTGCAGCCGCTCGAACGCCTTTTGCCCAGCGTGTAG
- a CDS encoding asparagine synthase (glutamine-hydrolyzing): MCGIAGMVCFEPTVPDEALLRAMIGPIAHRGPDDEGIWRERHVGFGFRRLSIIDLAEGRQPMSNEDGTVWIVFNGEIYNYLELRRELESRGHWFRTRTDTETILHLYEEYGADCVRRLRGMFAFAIWDVRRRELFAARDWFGIKPFYYVSEPGRFLFASEIKSLLAAGVPRRLRVESLLKYATFQYVPDPNTMFEGIWKLPPAHAMWVSADGRIEFVRYWDPLFEPEERPLGEYVEELRERLKDSVRAHLVSDVPRGCFLSSGIDSSSIAAMMRQFEPICTFSVGFEGPNNETEIAERIATAIGTEHYAKVIGRDEFFDSVPKAVWHQDEPVADPSAIAIYHLAELAREHVTVVLSGEGADELFGGYRIYREPLAVSPFSRLPGPLLRILHRLFRLLPKGLYGRNYLLRATTPLEERFFGNARIFTEEAKAELFRVGRELLDRREASPVETVRSLYVRTKRLDPVSRMQYVDLNLWLPGDILMKADKMTMAHSLELRVPFLDKELFELARRIPAHYRIAEGTTKYVLRKAMEGVVPDFVLNRPKLGFPVPISRWLAGPYGATVFEQIREAGVDDLIDLGYVERLWQEHRGQKADHARKLWVVYIFALWHVAFIQEMQSADVFAGRAAAGRAATVS, encoded by the coding sequence GGGAATGGTTTGTTTCGAGCCGACGGTGCCCGACGAGGCGCTGCTTCGCGCGATGATCGGACCGATCGCGCATCGCGGTCCCGACGACGAAGGAATTTGGCGCGAACGACACGTCGGGTTCGGGTTTCGCCGGCTGTCCATCATCGATCTGGCGGAAGGCCGCCAGCCGATGTCGAACGAGGACGGCACAGTGTGGATCGTTTTTAACGGCGAGATTTACAACTACCTGGAGCTAAGACGCGAATTGGAAAGCCGGGGGCACTGGTTTCGGACGCGGACGGATACGGAGACGATCCTTCACCTGTACGAGGAGTACGGGGCGGACTGCGTGCGACGGCTGCGCGGGATGTTCGCGTTCGCGATCTGGGACGTCCGGCGCCGGGAGTTGTTTGCTGCGCGCGACTGGTTCGGTATTAAGCCGTTTTATTATGTGAGCGAGCCGGGACGGTTTTTGTTCGCTTCGGAGATCAAAAGCCTGCTGGCGGCGGGCGTGCCGCGCCGGCTTCGCGTGGAGAGCTTGCTGAAGTATGCGACGTTCCAATATGTACCGGATCCCAACACCATGTTCGAAGGGATCTGGAAGCTGCCGCCGGCGCACGCGATGTGGGTAAGCGCAGACGGCCGGATCGAGTTCGTCCGCTACTGGGATCCGTTGTTTGAACCCGAGGAGCGGCCGCTCGGCGAGTACGTCGAGGAACTGCGGGAACGGCTCAAGGATTCGGTGCGCGCTCACCTCGTCAGCGATGTGCCGCGCGGATGTTTTTTGTCCAGCGGCATCGACTCGTCGTCGATTGCGGCGATGATGCGGCAGTTCGAGCCGATTTGCACGTTCAGCGTCGGGTTCGAGGGGCCTAATAACGAAACGGAGATAGCGGAACGCATCGCGACGGCGATCGGCACGGAACATTACGCGAAAGTGATCGGGCGGGACGAGTTTTTCGACTCGGTGCCTAAGGCGGTATGGCACCAGGACGAACCGGTCGCCGACCCGTCGGCGATCGCGATCTACCATTTGGCCGAGCTGGCCCGCGAGCATGTGACGGTGGTGCTGTCCGGCGAAGGAGCGGACGAATTGTTCGGCGGGTACCGCATTTATCGGGAGCCGCTGGCGGTGTCGCCGTTTTCGCGGCTGCCGGGCCCGCTTTTGCGGATACTTCACCGGCTGTTCCGGCTGCTGCCGAAAGGATTGTACGGCCGCAATTATTTGTTGCGCGCGACGACGCCGCTGGAGGAGCGGTTTTTCGGCAACGCCCGCATTTTTACCGAGGAGGCGAAAGCGGAGCTGTTTCGCGTAGGCAGGGAGCTTCTCGACCGACGTGAGGCGTCTCCGGTCGAGACGGTGCGGTCGCTCTACGTGCGCACGAAACGGCTGGATCCGGTGTCGCGGATGCAGTACGTCGATCTGAACTTGTGGCTTCCCGGCGACATTCTGATGAAAGCGGACAAAATGACGATGGCGCATTCGCTGGAGTTGCGCGTGCCGTTTCTCGACAAGGAGCTGTTCGAGCTGGCGAGGCGCATTCCGGCGCATTACCGGATCGCGGAAGGCACGACGAAGTATGTGCTGCGCAAGGCGATGGAAGGCGTCGTGCCGGATTTCGTGCTGAACCGGCCGAAGCTCGGTTTTCCGGTGCCGATCTCGCGCTGGTTGGCCGGGCCGTACGGCGCGACGGTGTTTGAGCAGATTCGGGAAGCAGGCGTCGACGATCTGATCGATCTCGGGTATGTCGAGCGGCTTTGGCAAGAACATCGCGGGCAAAAGGCGGATCACGCGCGCAAGTTGTGGGTGGTCTACATTTTCGCGCTATGGCATGTTGCGTTCATACAGGAGATGCAATCGGCCGACGTTTTCGCCGGGCGGGCGGCCGCGGGACGGGCGGCGACGGTGTCGTGA